The Argopecten irradians isolate NY chromosome 4, Ai_NY, whole genome shotgun sequence genome has a window encoding:
- the LOC138320804 gene encoding transcription intermediary factor 1-alpha-like has translation MAEGGPRPDTPSVDGARSSHLLDCPICLEQLRLPKYLPCLHTFCEECLSLYIVKETISGKSDNGTSFTCPVCRKLTHPVDTSEDKKNWVQQFPIDSNAVERIRLANQTTEHYQCKPCHKKGRMATAQFWCEYNKSFFCKSCKEEHHDMVHTDCDILNIMVSDKFQFSPEVSIRKCDKHKERMDCYCQDHRFLGCSKCIHVDHRKCEDVSTTEEYFNTLDKSSHFEEKRKSLKELVCTMDSLMKEFSLQIQNTTDSKDAVLKSLDDLQERIIKWVTKMKSEVMDELITKFKEEHEKLRVSSQKCERLKAAMENTLALSATAQQNKDHVSAVLLYQRAQAEIESCKDLLEEISNKFSTTTLEHEFHFDVSGQVASLSLGKVAVRKQPRSIPVGLKALHRPFSKRELKQIRQVYIRCPSDSSDCSINGLVYLSDGRIVISDYANKKLKLINIEGDVVDEMKVNGYPFDMCMVDNTTVAVGISRPGGIRVVKVTSSKITLSSEINTKVDCYGIVYRDGEFVVSTRSDVVSVTNDGTIHKLLGQTGYIYGMCRDPIGKQLFLTHYTDCKDSTAVSRLTADDVHTDLLKAGVVKKAYGVDMDVERNVYVCGDTSNNVMQMSWDGSIIRELLTEADGTVRPRGIFVCGDKVVVSNVSAEKRNYIHLFQLV, from the coding sequence ATGGCTGAAGGTGGACCCCGTCCAGACACTCCTTCGGTGGACGGTGCACGATCTAGCCACCTCCTGGACTGTCCTATCTGTCTAGAGCAACTACGTCTGCCAAAATATCTTCCGTGCCTCCATACCTTCTGTGAGGAATGTTTGAGTCTGTACATCGTTAAAGAGACGATTTCAGGGAAAAGCGACAATGGGACATCCTTTACCTGTCCGGTCTGTAGGAAGTTGACTCACCCAGTCGACACCTCAGAGGACAAGAAGAACTGGGTCCAACAGTTTCCGATCGACAGTAATGCCGTGGAGAGGATTAGGCTCGCGAACCAGACCACAGAGCATTATCAATGTAAACCCTGTCATAAGAAAGGGCGCATGGCAACAGCACAGTTCTGGTGTGAATATAACAAATCTTTCTTCTGTAAATCCTGTAAGGAAGAACACCATGATATGGTCCATACCGACTGTGATATACTCAATATCATGGTGTCTGATAAATTCCAGTTCAGTCCAGAAGTATCGATCAGAAAATGTGACAAACACAAAGAGAGGATGGATTGCTACTGTCAGGACCACAGGTTTCTTGGATGCAGTAAGTGTATACACGTAGATCACAGGAAATGTGAAGATGTATCAACGACAGAAGAATACTTCAACACATTAGACAAGTCATCTCACTTTGAAGAAAAGCGGAAATCATTGAAGGAATTGGTTTGTACTATGGATTCTCTGATGAAGGAATTTTCTCTGCAGATTCAAAATACCACAGACAGCAAGGATGCAGTACTGAAAAGTCTAGACGACCTGCAGGAACGGATAATCAAGTGGGTGACGAAAATGAAGAGCGAAGTTATGGATGAGTTAATTACTAAGTTCAAAGAAGAACATGAAAAGCTGAGGGTTTCCAGTCAGAAGTGCGAGCGTCTTAAGGCGGCCATGGAGAATACCCTCGCGTTGTCGGCCACGGCTCAGCAGAACAAAGACCACGTGAGTGCTGTCCTTTTGTACCAGAGAGCACAAGCGGAGATCGAGTCCTGTAAAGATTTGTTAGAAGAGATAAGCAACAAATTCTCCACCACGACTCTAGAACACGAATTTCACTTCGATGTATCTGGACAAGTCGCATCATTGAGTCTTGGGAAAGTTGCTGTCCGAAAACAACCTAGATCTATCCCAGTTGGTTTAAAAGCGTTACATCGACCTTTCTCTAAACGAGAGTTGAAACAAATTAGACAAGTGTATATTCGATGTCCGTCAGATTCGTCTGATTGCAGCATTAATGGACTTGTTTACCTATCTGATGGCCGAATTGTTATCAGTGATTACGCAAACAAGAAGCTAAAGCTGATCAACATTGAAGGAGATGTTGTCGACGAGATGAAAGTAAATGGATACCCCTTTGACATGTGTATGGTAGACAACACTACTGTGGCTGTCGGTATAAGTAGACCCGGGGGTATACGTGTAGTAAAAGTTACATCCTCCAAAATTACTCTGTCATctgaaataaatacaaaagttGATTGTTACGGTATAGTGTACAGGGATGGAGAATTCGTAGTGAGTACGAGGTCTGACGTAGTCAGTGTGACCAATGACGGTACAATACACAAGCTACTAGGACAAACCGGATACATATACGGAATGTGTCGAGATCCTATCGGTAAGCAACTTTTCCTGACACATTATACCGATTGTAAGGACAGTACTGCCGTCAGCAGATTGACTGCTGATGACGTACACACCGACTTACTGAAGGCAGGGGTCGTTAAGAAAGCCTATGGAGTCGACATGGACGTGGAACGTAACGTATATGTTTGTGGTGATACGTCCAACAACGTGATGCAGATGTCCTGGGACGGGTCAATCATCCGGGAACTGTTGACAGAAGCAGACGGTACCGTGAGACCGAGAGGGATTTTTGTGTGTGGGGATAAGGTTGTTGTGTCGAATGTATCCGCCGAGAAAAGAAATTATATTCACCTATTTCAACTTGTCTGA
- the LOC138320806 gene encoding uncharacterized protein: MTQYVINKLDAFHGDLSFNGVPYEAFERTGHWSLWGVMKMFEAARLIGLYNDLFHFRSMEGKTMGLVVVTQAVRLSPDLHRDYSLFTTLKQRYVLDIVEVGRRSFSFVSRLTNEETGQFLGEILLKYVLIDRRTRKSIPLPEAFFEKYSNYTKKDIKVTKLSIPPCPDMGKHVFKLKALPLHSDTDRNNHVNQSVYFRYCIDCATDAALAGSYRHFTSDMCWYPVVEMNVYHANESLVNKELVVNTWQDNDDFRLIFFIIKRKQTVLFKSSILFYPEMSKRRRNSQM, translated from the exons ATGACTCAATACGTCATCAATAAGCTGGATGCATTCCACGGAGACCTGTCTTTCAATGGCGTTCCTTATGAGGCATTCGAACGCACAG GTCATTGGTCGTTATGGGGCGTCATGAAAATGTTTGAAGCAGCCCGATTAATTGGCCTTTACAATGACCTATTCCATTTCCGGTCAATGGAAGGAAAAACAATGGGCTTAGTTGTGGTCACTCAGGCAGTCCGCCTTAGTCCAGATTTGCATCGTGACTACTCTCTCTTCACCACCCTAAAACAGCGCTATGTCCTGGATATCGTGGAGGTCGGCCGCCGGTCATTCTCATTTGTTAGCAGACTGACCAATGAGGAAACTGGTCAGTTTCTTGGAGAGATTCTACTGAAGTACGTCCTTATTGACAGGCGCACCCGGAAGTCAATTCCACTTCCTGAAGCGTTTTTTGAGAAGTATTCTAATTACACAAAGAAAGACATAAAAGTTACGAAACTATCGATTCCACCTTGTCCAGATATGGGTAAACATGTGTTTAAGTTAAAAGCGTTGCCCCTTCACAGTGATACGGACCGTAACAATCACGTGAACCAATCGGTCTACTTCCGGTATTGTATTGACTGCGCGACGGATGCCGCCCTTGCCGGAAGTTACCGTCACTTCACTTCTGACATGTGCTGGTACCCTGTGGTAGAGATGAATGTTTACCATGCCAACGAGAGTCTTGTCAACAAAGAGTTGGTGGTCAACACATGGCAGGATAACGACGACTTCCGGTTAATATTCTTCATCATAAAGCGGAAACAAACGGTTCTCTTTAAGTCGTCCATTCTGTTTTATCCAGAAATGTCTAAACGAAGACGGAACTCACAGATGTGA
- the LOC138320805 gene encoding uncharacterized protein: MAEVGHDPDPLSVDGTRSSHLLDCPICLEQLRQPKCLPCLHTFCEECLSLYIVTISGKSDNGTSFTCPVCRKLTHPVDTSEDKKNWAQQFPTDSHAVERIRIANNSTEPFYCKPCQKKGITTTAQFWCEHNKTSLCTSCKETFHDMIHSDCDIVNITGSDKFRLSPEVSIRKCDKHKERVDCYCQDHKFIGCSKCIRIDHRKCEDVSTTEEYFNTLDKSSHLEEKRKSLKELVGTMDSLMKEISLQIQNTTDSKDAVLKSLDDLQERIIKWVTKMKSKVTDELIIKFKEEHEKLRVSSHKCERLKAAMENTLVLSATAQQNKDHVSAVLLYKRAQAEIESCKYLLEEISNKFSITTLEHVFHFDVSGQVASLSLGEVSVRKQTRVSPVGLKALHRPFSKRELKQIRQVNIQCTSDSSACIINGLVYLPDGRIVISDYANKKIKLINIEGDVVDDLKLNGSPFDMCMVDNTTVAVGISRPGGIRVVKVTSTKLILSSEINTKVNCYGIVYRDEGFVVGTGSDVVSVTNDGTIHKLLGHTGYIYGMCEDPIGKQLLLTHWTDCKDSTAVSRLTADNVCTDLLKVGVVQKAFGVDMDVERNVYVCGHTSNNVMQMSWDGSNIRELLTEADGTVRPRGISVCGDKVVVSNVSVEKRNYIHLFQLV, encoded by the coding sequence ATGGCTGAAGTTGGACACGATCCAGATCCTCTTTCGGTGGACGGTACACGATCTAGCCACCTCCTGGACTGTCCTATCTGCCTGGAGCAACTACGTCAGCCGAAATGTCTTCCGTGCCTCCATACCTTCTGTGAGGAATGTTTGAGTCTGTACATCGTTACGATTTCAGGGAAAAGCGACAATGGGACATCCTTTACCTGTCCGGTCTGTAGGAAGTTGACTCACCCAGTCGACACATCAGAGGACAAGAAGAACTGGGCCCAACAGTTCCCGACCGATAGTCACGCCGTAGAGAGGATCAGAATCGCGAACAATTCTACAGAGCCGTTCTACTGCAAACCCTGCCAGAAGAAAGGGATCACGACAACGGCACAATTCTGGTGTGAGCATAACAAGACGTCTCTCTGTACATCATGTAAGGAGACGTTCCATGACATGATCCATAGTGATTGTGATATCGTCAATATCACAGGATCTGATAAATTCCGACTCAGTCCAGAAGTATCGATCAGAAAATGTGACAAACACAAAGAGAGGGTGGATTGCTACTGTCAGGACCACAAGTTCATTGGATGCAGTAAGTGTATACGCATAGATCACAGGAAGTGTGAAGACGTATCAACGACAGAAGAATACTTCAACACATTAGACAAGTCATCTCACCTTGAAGAAAAGCGGAAATCATTGAAGGAATTGGTTGGTACTATGGATTCTCTGATGAAGGAAATTTCTCTGCAGATTCAAAATACCACAGACAGCAAGGATGCAGTACTGAAAAGTCTAGACGACTTGCAGGAACGGATAATCAAGTGGGTGACGAAAATGAAGAGCAAAGTTACTGATGAGTTAATTATTAAGTTCAAAGAAGAACACGAGAAGCTGAGGGTTTCCAGTCATAAGTGCGAACGTCTTAAGGCGGCCATGGAGAATACCCTCGTGTTGTCGGCCACGGCTCAGCAGAACAAAGACCACGTGAGTGCTGTCCTTTTGTACAAGAGAGCACAAGCGGAGATCGAGTCCTGTAAATATTTGTTAGAAGAGATAAGCAACAAATTCTCTATCACAACACTTGAGCACGTATTCCACTTCGATGTGTCTGGACAAGTCGCATCATTGAGTCTCGGTGAAGTATCTGTCCGGAAACAAACTAGAGTTAGCCCAGTTGGTTTAAAAGCGTTACATCGACCCTTCTCTAAACGAGAGTTGAAACAAATTAGACAAGTGAACATTCAATGTACGTCAGATTCGTCTGCTTGCATTATTAATGGACTTGTTTACCTTCCTGATGGCCGAATTGTTATCAGTGATTACGCAAACAAGAAGATAAAGCTGATCAACATTGAAGGAGATGTTGTCGACGATCTAAAATTAAATGGATCTCCCTTTGACATGTGTATGGTAGATAACACTACTGTGGCTGTCGGTATAAGTAGACCCGGGGGTATACGTGTAGTAAAAGTTACATCCACTAAACTTATTCTGTCATctgaaataaatacaaaagttaATTGTTACGGTATAGTGTACAGGGATGAAGGATTCGTCGTGGGGACGGGGTCTGATGTAGTCAGTGTGACCAATGACGGTACAATACACAAGTTACTTGGACACACCGGATACATATACGGAATGTGTGAAGATCCTATAGGTAAGCAGCTCCTCCTGACACATTGGACCGATTGTAAGGACAGTACTGCCGTCAGCAGATTGACTGCAGATAACGTATGCACCGACTTACTGAAAGTAGGGGTCGTTCAGAAAGCCTTTGGAGTCGACATGGACGTGGAACGTAACGTATATGTTTGTGGTCATACGTCCAACAACGTGATGCAGATGTCCTGGGACGGGTCTAACATCCGGGAACTGTTGACAGAAGCGGACGGTACCGTGAGACCGAGAGGGATTTCTGTGTGTGGGGATAAGGTTGTTGTGTCGAATGTATCCGTTGAGAAAAGGAATTATATTCACCTATTTCAACTTGTCTGA